From the genome of bacterium:
GACGAGCGCGGCGCGCGCGCCGGCCACCTTGTTGGCGGCGATGGACATGCCGATGCCCGTGCCGCAGATGAGGATGCCCCGCTCGACCGCGCCGGCCGCCACCTGCTCGGCGAGCGCGAAGGCATAGTCCGGGTAGTCGACCGCCGCCTCGCCCTCGCTGCCCAGGTCCTCGACGCTGTGGCCGCCCTCGCGCAACCAGGCGGCGAGGGCCGCTTTCAGCGCCACGCCGTGGTGATCCGTGGCGATGGCCAGGCGCACTAGCGCTTCGCCGCTGCCGGCGTCACCGCGGTGAGCCAGCCATAGCGGTCCTCGTGACGGCCGTCGAACATGCCGAAGAAGCGCTCCTGGAGCTGCTTGGCCACCGGACCGCGGCTGCCGTTGCCGATCGGGATGCGATCGATGCTGCGGATCGGCGAGACCTCCGAAGCCG
Proteins encoded in this window:
- the rpiB gene encoding ribose 5-phosphate isomerase B; this translates as MRLAIATDHHGVALKAALAAWLREGGHSVEDLGSEGEAAVDYPDYAFALAEQVAAGAVERGILICGTGIGMSIAANKVAGARAALVYDEASARLSREHNDANILVLPGNWLDVERARAWLALWLATPFAGGRHARRLARIEDHERDAG